The following are encoded together in the Pleurocapsa sp. FMAR1 genome:
- a CDS encoding sensor histidine kinase, with the protein MFKFTNNRWNQFWSEIALPNRNKDCSNCWSGLPIAYRGAVIIAIPLISIIPAIAGWIWSYHAKNEAYVLIDHTEEVIRNSDVLMLALVDAETGVRGYTITQQAEFLEPYNQARPEISVQLQELKKSTQDNPEQQQQLQKIEEQVQSQLNLFTQVLDTVRPVPEVTNSSRLIKLLTQGKAEMDAIRNSVSIFKNREWRSRDLRQQRLDRIARITNVLIGITIFSGLVGYWLAIRFYYQSESKLAQKAKELTEANQTLATTNRLVEERNQELDQFTYIVSHDLKAPLRAISNLSEWIEEDIEDKLDEDTSQNMALLRNRVQRMNDFIDGLLEYSRAGRVKRETSTVDVRQLLHEIIDSIAPSPKFTINIDAQMPVLQTEALPLQQVFSNLISNSIKHHHRDDGTITISAEESQEFYQFSVADDGMGIALEHQEKIFTIFHTVALKDTKENTGIGLSIVKKTVENQGGKIWLESELNKGSIFYFTWHKSS; encoded by the coding sequence ATGTTCAAGTTTACTAATAATCGCTGGAATCAATTTTGGTCAGAAATTGCTTTGCCCAATCGCAATAAAGACTGTTCCAATTGCTGGTCGGGATTACCAATTGCTTATCGTGGTGCGGTAATTATTGCAATTCCGCTCATTTCTATCATACCAGCGATCGCAGGCTGGATTTGGTCATATCATGCCAAAAATGAAGCTTATGTCTTGATCGATCATACCGAAGAAGTAATTAGAAACAGTGATGTTTTGATGTTGGCATTGGTAGATGCCGAAACAGGAGTTCGTGGCTATACCATTACTCAACAAGCTGAGTTTTTAGAGCCATACAACCAAGCCAGACCAGAAATTTCTGTGCAGTTGCAAGAGCTTAAAAAATCAACTCAAGACAACCCAGAACAACAGCAGCAATTACAAAAGATTGAGGAGCAAGTACAAAGTCAGTTAAACTTGTTTACCCAAGTCTTAGATACAGTCAGACCAGTACCAGAAGTAACAAATTCGTCACGGTTGATTAAGCTTTTGACTCAAGGTAAAGCAGAAATGGATGCAATCCGCAACTCGGTAAGTATCTTTAAAAATAGAGAGTGGCGATCGCGCGATCTTCGTCAACAGCGTTTGGATAGAATTGCCAGAATTACCAACGTTTTGATAGGCATAACTATATTCAGTGGTTTAGTAGGTTATTGGCTGGCAATTAGATTTTATTATCAATCTGAAAGTAAGTTGGCACAAAAAGCCAAAGAATTAACTGAGGCAAACCAGACTTTAGCTACAACTAATAGACTTGTCGAAGAACGTAACCAAGAATTGGATCAGTTTACCTATATAGTTTCTCACGATCTCAAAGCACCATTACGAGCAATTTCTAATTTGTCTGAATGGATTGAGGAAGATATAGAAGACAAGTTAGATGAGGATACTAGCCAGAATATGGCTTTATTGCGTAACCGTGTCCAGCGCATGAATGATTTTATTGACGGATTATTAGAATATTCCCGTGCAGGAAGAGTCAAAAGAGAAACAAGCACAGTTGATGTCCGACAACTTTTGCATGAGATTATTGATTCAATCGCTCCTTCACCCAAATTCACGATCAATATTGATGCTCAGATGCCAGTTTTGCAAACGGAAGCTTTACCTTTGCAACAGGTGTTTAGTAATCTCATTAGTAATAGTATCAAACATCATCATCGCGATGATGGCACAATTACTATTTCTGCCGAAGAAAGTCAGGAATTTTATCAGTTTTCAGTAGCAGATGATGGGATGGGGATCGCTCTAGAACATCAAGAGAAAATCTTTACCATCTTTCACACTGTCGCCTTAAAAGATACCAAGGAAAACACTGGGATTGGCTTATCTATAGTCAAAAAAACTGTCGAAAATCAAGGAGGCAAAATTTGGCTAGAATCGGAGCTAAATAAGGGAAGTATTTTTTACTTTACTTGGCATAAAAGCAGTTAA
- a CDS encoding NAD(P)/FAD-dependent oxidoreductase yields MNNITNPTVIVGGGFVGLFTALHLSHRHYSEPIILIDSQDRFVFKPLLYEHLTGEMQNEQVLPRYEKLLEGSKVTFIQDKVTKIDLKQRRLELASGLHYDYRHLVLGVGSTQGYLGTEGAEENAFAFRTQEDTIALEKHLRECLQQASQAESAQREALLTIAIVGAGPSGVEIAATLADLLPQWYEKLGGDFSNIRIVLVNHGQEILKGDVNSHLRDTALKALKDKAIPVELVLGAKVTKVGRDRLEYQLENEEATKTISTQTVVWTAGTANNPLLKTLSIADKNRDRHGLPMVTDTLQLPNYPEVFAAGDCAVVLDRSYPPVAQIAYQEGKTIAKNLMALSQNKELHPVNASMRGTLMKLGIRNGVANIFDKVKVKGRAGDSIRSLTYLEMLPTPIHNFNATTEWLSDEIFHDHHHYHQPTKLGQPKSNKRFAGLASIAAGAIAAVALVGGTAAVWHIAHSGNQPQATQKQLTK; encoded by the coding sequence ATGAATAATATAACCAATCCCACAGTAATCGTCGGTGGTGGCTTTGTTGGACTGTTTACCGCCTTACATCTGAGCCATCGTCACTATAGCGAGCCTATCATCCTAATCGATTCTCAAGACAGGTTTGTCTTTAAACCGTTACTTTATGAGCATCTGACGGGAGAGATGCAGAATGAACAGGTTTTGCCCCGCTATGAAAAATTGTTAGAGGGTAGTAAGGTTACTTTCATACAGGATAAGGTAACTAAGATTGACTTAAAGCAGCGTCGGCTAGAATTAGCTTCTGGATTACATTACGATTACCGCCATCTCGTTTTGGGGGTAGGTAGCACCCAAGGATATCTTGGTACTGAAGGAGCAGAAGAAAATGCCTTTGCTTTCCGCACACAAGAAGATACTATCGCCTTAGAAAAGCACCTGAGAGAGTGTCTTCAGCAAGCTAGTCAAGCAGAATCTGCTCAACGGGAGGCTTTGCTAACTATAGCAATAGTAGGAGCAGGCCCTTCTGGAGTGGAAATAGCTGCCACTCTCGCCGATCTCTTGCCTCAATGGTATGAGAAATTGGGTGGTGATTTTAGCAACATTCGGATTGTGTTGGTTAATCACGGTCAAGAAATCCTCAAAGGAGATGTTAATTCTCATTTGCGAGATACTGCCCTCAAGGCACTTAAAGACAAGGCTATACCTGTTGAACTAGTATTAGGAGCAAAAGTCACTAAAGTAGGGCGCGATCGCCTTGAATATCAGCTAGAAAACGAAGAAGCAACTAAAACTATCTCAACACAAACAGTAGTTTGGACGGCAGGTACGGCAAATAATCCTTTGCTCAAGACCTTATCTATTGCGGATAAAAATCGCGATCGACATGGCTTACCTATGGTGACAGATACTTTGCAGCTACCAAATTATCCTGAAGTATTTGCAGCAGGAGACTGTGCTGTAGTTCTAGATCGCTCCTATCCTCCCGTAGCTCAAATCGCCTATCAAGAGGGAAAGACTATTGCCAAGAATTTAATGGCGCTGTCGCAAAATAAAGAACTGCATCCCGTCAATGCCAGTATGCGAGGCACTTTAATGAAGTTAGGTATCCGTAATGGAGTCGCTAATATTTTTGATAAAGTGAAGGTTAAAGGTCGAGCAGGAGACTCGATTCGTAGTCTTACCTATTTAGAAATGCTGCCTACTCCCATACATAACTTTAATGCCACGACAGAATGGCTGAGTGATGAGATTTTTCATGATCATCATCATTATCATCAGCCCACAAAACTAGGTCAGCCAAAGTCAAACAAACGTTTTGCTGGTTTGGCAAGCATTGCCGCTGGTGCGATCGCGGCAGTGGCATTAGTTGGTGGGACGGCAGCAGTGTGGCATATTGCCCATTCTGGGAATCAACCGCAAGCAACCCAAAAACAGCTTACAAAATAA
- a CDS encoding lecithin retinol acyltransferase family protein, giving the protein MAKGDLVYAHRNLWQLDGLYKHYGIDCGDGTVIHYRKPSETIESTDLATFSQGNPIYVAEYSEGFGYIPDAVVERAESRLGEQEYNLLFNNCEHFASWCKTGVSDSRQVRNFLPFVSTLDTSKLYEPIKNALKGKDSKTAQQLLTESLIDIKSVWNQIQPEYQKAIAEIQVWEKVAKKALKSNREDLARAAIAKKLDYQKKATKLEIELSELAEMTENIVRNQQEFS; this is encoded by the coding sequence ATGGCAAAAGGCGATCTCGTGTACGCACATCGAAACTTGTGGCAGCTAGACGGACTATATAAACATTACGGTATTGACTGCGGTGACGGCACAGTAATTCATTACCGTAAGCCAAGTGAAACAATTGAAAGTACTGATTTAGCAACTTTTAGCCAAGGAAACCCTATCTACGTTGCTGAATATAGTGAGGGCTTTGGCTACATCCCAGATGCGGTAGTCGAAAGAGCCGAAAGCCGATTAGGAGAACAAGAATATAATTTACTGTTTAACAACTGTGAACATTTTGCAAGCTGGTGTAAAACAGGCGTTAGCGACAGCCGACAGGTAAGAAACTTTTTGCCCTTTGTGAGTACGCTAGATACTTCAAAACTATATGAACCAATTAAAAACGCCTTGAAAGGTAAAGATAGCAAAACTGCACAACAGCTACTAACTGAATCTCTGATAGATATCAAATCAGTTTGGAATCAGATCCAGCCTGAATATCAAAAAGCGATCGCCGAAATACAAGTCTGGGAGAAAGTAGCTAAAAAGGCTTTAAAAAGCAATAGAGAAGATTTAGCTCGTGCTGCGATCGCCAAAAAGCTTGATTATCAAAAAAAAGCTACCAAATTAGAAATTGAATTAAGTGAACTTGCTGAAATGACCGAAAATATTGTCCGTAATCAACAAGAATTTAGTTAA
- a CDS encoding baeRF7 domain-containing protein — translation MTELSRSDFQKLAQTTGSTCISIYMPAEKAGTETRKNPIRFKNLIREAEQKIEQLNKSEELAKSLKSAEGYVDDYDFWQHQDCGLAFFVDAERVQYYRLPYSFQSEVEVSDRFYLKPLLPVISNDSKFYLLSLSQNQVKFFLGSHYSINQIQLPESAPASLAEALKYDDPEKQTQSHSANSGNSPIYHGQGVGTTDNKDEIKRFFDQVDNSLKAALQSENTPLILAGVDYLLPIYHEANSYNNLLEAGITGNPENVATEDLHRSAWEIIEPHFAAQRQQAMDKYHQLADTNEASSQLEQIIPSAANGQVETLFIAADAQKWGQFQPQANKVIFQTESAEDSIDLINFAVVQTFLQGGNVYIQKDMPADTDALAVFRYPVYAKANA, via the coding sequence ATGACTGAATTATCTCGCTCTGATTTTCAAAAGCTTGCTCAAACAACTGGTTCAACCTGTATATCTATTTATATGCCTGCTGAAAAGGCGGGAACAGAAACTAGAAAAAATCCGATCCGCTTCAAAAATCTAATTCGCGAAGCTGAACAAAAAATAGAGCAGTTGAACAAGTCAGAAGAGTTAGCAAAATCTTTAAAATCTGCTGAAGGCTATGTAGATGATTATGATTTTTGGCAACATCAAGATTGTGGATTAGCGTTTTTTGTCGATGCCGAGCGTGTACAGTATTATCGTCTTCCCTACAGTTTCCAATCAGAAGTTGAGGTAAGCGATCGCTTTTATCTTAAGCCTTTGTTACCCGTAATTTCTAACGATAGTAAATTTTATTTACTATCACTATCCCAAAATCAGGTGAAGTTTTTCTTGGGTAGCCACTACAGCATCAATCAAATACAATTACCTGAATCAGCCCCAGCTAGTTTAGCTGAAGCTTTGAAATATGATGATCCCGAAAAACAAACTCAGTCTCATAGTGCTAATTCAGGAAATAGCCCTATTTATCATGGTCAAGGAGTTGGCACTACAGATAATAAAGATGAAATAAAACGTTTCTTCGATCAGGTAGATAATAGTCTAAAAGCAGCTTTACAATCAGAAAACACTCCCTTAATCTTAGCTGGAGTGGATTACCTTTTACCCATCTATCATGAAGCAAATTCATACAATAATTTATTAGAAGCAGGAATTACTGGTAATCCTGAAAATGTTGCTACAGAAGATCTGCATCGTTCAGCTTGGGAGATTATTGAACCCCATTTTGCTGCCCAACGCCAACAAGCAATGGATAAATATCATCAGCTAGCTGATACGAATGAAGCTAGTTCTCAGCTAGAACAAATAATTCCTAGTGCTGCTAATGGACAGGTAGAAACTCTGTTTATCGCTGCCGATGCTCAAAAGTGGGGTCAATTTCAACCACAGGCAAATAAGGTAATATTCCAGACAGAATCAGCCGAAGACAGTATTGATTTGATCAATTTTGCTGTAGTTCAAACTTTCCTTCAGGGTGGCAATGTTTATATTCAAAAAGATATGCCAGCCGATACAGATGCCTTGGCTGTTTTCCGCTATCCTGTGTATGCAAAAGCCAACGCATAG
- a CDS encoding DUF2267 domain-containing protein: MPIALRDDVMYILLNKIHQGDGSGKHSVDFQATDFTGRNLTISDFLGHLDYLEQKQYIDAEFSGNAYANQEDVPDLVDEEEVDFRVANTFGAPDGPLPHLIKFKKAQLTAKGEKMLERMEKNPPNDMEKGPSTPIATKDTPFLEKVMLRGELEDIFDARDLTTIVYRTMRDLMTTEASKAVEAELHSEAEENASNKRLQEEIAKLWHDDNPIVAWLSDIRPPLKFDADTFIFRIEKEGGVPRGTSAEKVIDAVFSATKEELSEDKISQVGEFLPGKIKDMWEAA, from the coding sequence ATGCCTATAGCACTAAGAGATGATGTAATGTACATCCTCCTTAATAAAATTCATCAAGGAGATGGCAGTGGAAAACACTCTGTAGATTTTCAAGCTACAGACTTTACGGGACGCAATTTGACCATATCAGATTTTTTAGGTCATCTTGATTATTTAGAGCAAAAGCAATACATTGATGCTGAGTTTTCGGGTAATGCCTACGCCAACCAAGAAGATGTACCTGATTTAGTAGATGAGGAAGAAGTAGATTTCCGCGTTGCCAACACTTTTGGCGCACCCGATGGTCCTTTGCCCCATTTAATTAAGTTTAAAAAAGCACAACTTACCGCAAAAGGGGAAAAAATGCTGGAGCGGATGGAGAAAAATCCTCCAAATGATATGGAAAAAGGACCCTCTACACCTATTGCTACTAAAGACACGCCTTTTCTAGAGAAGGTTATGCTCAGAGGTGAATTAGAAGATATTTTTGATGCTAGAGACTTAACTACTATCGTTTATCGCACCATGCGCGATTTAATGACTACCGAAGCATCTAAAGCAGTAGAAGCAGAATTACACTCAGAAGCAGAGGAAAATGCTAGTAACAAAAGATTACAAGAGGAAATAGCCAAGCTTTGGCACGATGATAATCCTATAGTCGCCTGGTTAAGTGATATTCGTCCGCCTTTAAAATTTGATGCAGATACTTTTATATTTCGTATTGAAAAAGAAGGTGGAGTGCCTCGCGGAACAAGTGCCGAAAAAGTGATTGATGCAGTTTTCTCAGCTACTAAAGAAGAATTATCTGAAGATAAAATTAGCCAAGTTGGTGAGTTTTTACCAGGAAAAATTAAAGATATGTGGGAAGCTGCTTAG
- a CDS encoding DUF1816 domain-containing protein produces the protein MLLETFAKRLKSVANSLVNNKFIQPYWVEIITQQPSCTYYFGPFDSRAEAKEIQSGYIEDLMAEKAIGISVAIKRCLPTRLTITDEEYFAE, from the coding sequence ATGTTACTTGAAACTTTTGCCAAACGTTTGAAAAGCGTTGCTAACTCTCTAGTTAACAATAAATTTATTCAACCTTATTGGGTGGAAATCATTACGCAGCAACCTTCTTGTACCTACTATTTCGGGCCTTTTGATTCTCGTGCAGAAGCAAAGGAAATTCAGTCTGGTTATATTGAAGATCTGATGGCGGAAAAAGCGATTGGGATCAGTGTGGCTATTAAACGCTGTTTACCCACTAGGCTAACAATTACGGACGAGGAATACTTTGCTGAATAA
- a CDS encoding DNA topoisomerase IB, which yields MVLAVNKIANSDIVKVLDIEPEKTAKLAGLRYIRADSLRIERKKVGRGFSYHDRLGDRITDEAELERLKSLTIPPALTDVVICHLPHGHLQATGKDAKQRKQYFYHPDWRKIRDRHKFNRMVLFAASLPQIRATTAKHLRQKGLSREKVLATVVQLLETTLIRVGNSQYAKNNRSFGLTTLRDRHIDITGTKVKFEFRGKSGVDHEIELRDRRLANVIKQCQEIPGYEVFKYYDESGDKQLVDSADVNEYLQTITGQEFTAKDFRTWAGTLLAAIELDEIGEFDSENKARKNITQAIKNVAKQLGNRPATCRKYYIHPAILEAYEDGSLLDLMSQTANIESKPNQLSPEEKMVLNIIQQSIPRP from the coding sequence ATGGTGTTAGCAGTAAATAAAATAGCTAATAGCGACATCGTTAAGGTTTTGGACATTGAGCCAGAAAAGACGGCTAAACTTGCTGGCTTGAGATATATTCGGGCTGATAGTTTACGAATTGAGAGAAAAAAAGTTGGTCGGGGTTTTAGCTATCACGATCGCCTTGGCGATCGCATCACCGATGAAGCAGAATTAGAACGTCTCAAGTCTTTAACTATTCCCCCTGCTTTAACCGATGTCGTTATTTGTCATTTACCTCATGGACATTTACAGGCGACTGGCAAAGATGCTAAACAACGCAAACAGTATTTTTACCATCCTGACTGGCGCAAAATTCGCGATCGCCATAAGTTTAATCGAATGGTGTTATTTGCTGCCTCTTTACCCCAGATTAGAGCAACTACAGCCAAGCATCTGCGTCAAAAAGGCTTATCTAGGGAAAAGGTTTTAGCAACGGTGGTACAGCTACTAGAAACTACTCTAATTAGGGTGGGAAACAGCCAGTATGCTAAGAATAATCGCTCTTTTGGCTTAACTACCCTGCGCGATCGCCATATAGATATTACAGGCACCAAGGTAAAGTTTGAATTTCGCGGCAAAAGCGGTGTGGATCACGAAATCGAGCTACGCGATCGCCGATTGGCAAACGTGATCAAGCAATGCCAAGAAATACCAGGATATGAAGTATTTAAATATTACGACGAATCTGGCGATAAGCAACTTGTTGATTCAGCAGACGTAAACGAGTATCTTCAAACCATAACGGGGCAGGAATTTACGGCAAAAGACTTTCGTACCTGGGCAGGTACATTACTAGCTGCTATTGAGCTTGATGAAATAGGTGAATTTGACTCAGAAAACAAAGCACGTAAAAACATTACTCAAGCAATAAAAAATGTTGCAAAACAGCTTGGTAACCGTCCTGCAACCTGTCGTAAATATTACATTCATCCAGCTATTCTTGAGGCTTATGAAGATGGATCTTTGCTAGACTTGATGAGCCAGACGGCAAATATAGAATCAAAACCCAACCAGCTTAGTCCAGAAGAAAAGATGGTTTTAAATATTATTCAGCAAAGTATTCCTCGTCCGTAA
- a CDS encoding HVA1 family protein, translating to MTTKFKQGDRVKWKVGRGETTGKVTQKITESTTLNGRKISATENKPRYLVENENTGKTSVHKTRALSSVKDAKKLKPKQQEVLEDFQSTVNMNASKIKQWLKTDESNSVGQKDKKGKIKGRKSGKKIAKILNKDLSDYQKKDFKHMKKVVGYVHRHLAQKPSGDIEKTPWRYSLMNWGHDPLKSNKG from the coding sequence ATGACAACTAAATTCAAGCAGGGCGATCGCGTGAAGTGGAAGGTAGGAAGAGGAGAAACTACTGGAAAAGTAACTCAAAAAATTACTGAATCTACTACGCTAAATGGTAGAAAAATCAGCGCGACTGAAAATAAACCCCGCTATTTAGTTGAAAACGAAAATACAGGCAAAACCAGCGTACACAAAACTAGAGCTTTGTCTTCTGTTAAAGACGCTAAAAAGCTCAAGCCTAAACAGCAAGAAGTATTAGAAGACTTTCAATCAACAGTCAACATGAATGCTTCCAAAATTAAGCAATGGCTAAAAACGGATGAAAGCAATTCTGTAGGACAAAAAGATAAAAAAGGAAAAATCAAAGGGCGTAAGTCTGGCAAGAAAATTGCCAAAATTTTGAATAAAGATCTGTCTGACTATCAGAAAAAAGACTTTAAACACATGAAAAAAGTGGTGGGCTATGTTCATCGTCATTTGGCACAAAAACCATCAGGAGATATAGAGAAAACTCCCTGGCGTTATTCGCTGATGAATTGGGGACACGATCCGCTAAAAAGCAATAAGGGATAG
- a CDS encoding type II toxin-antitoxin system death-on-curing family toxin, translating into MSQVRFVTLDQAKAIHVQHLALFGGATGFIDEGSLESALYRPTNIANYNQGANLYELAAALSYAIAINHPFVDGNKRTAFIVMAVFLEINGVSFVATEVEVVKIMLGVAKSEVSEIDLTAWLQINCQ; encoded by the coding sequence ATGAGCCAAGTTAGATTTGTTACTCTAGATCAAGCCAAAGCCATCCACGTTCAACATCTTGCTCTTTTTGGTGGGGCGACTGGATTTATAGATGAAGGGAGTTTAGAAAGCGCATTATATAGACCTACTAACATTGCCAACTACAATCAAGGTGCTAATTTATATGAGTTGGCTGCTGCGTTGAGCTATGCGATCGCTATTAATCACCCTTTTGTTGATGGAAACAAGCGGACTGCATTTATTGTGATGGCTGTCTTTTTAGAAATTAACGGGGTTAGTTTTGTAGCAACCGAAGTAGAGGTGGTAAAGATTATGTTAGGTGTTGCTAAGTCGGAGGTATCCGAAATAGATTTAACTGCATGGTTACAGATTAATTGTCAATAG
- a CDS encoding AbrB/MazE/SpoVT family DNA-binding domain-containing protein, whose product MKLNIRRIGNSLGASIPKELLDQLNVTEGDCLYVTKTPEGVLITPYDPEFAEVMEAAKGISNRYRNALKELAK is encoded by the coding sequence ATGAAATTAAACATTCGCCGAATAGGTAATTCGCTGGGTGCGAGTATACCCAAAGAGCTTCTCGATCAGTTAAATGTTACCGAAGGAGACTGTTTGTACGTTACAAAAACTCCCGAAGGGGTTCTAATAACTCCTTATGACCCAGAATTTGCCGAGGTAATGGAAGCTGCTAAAGGAATTTCTAATCGCTATCGTAACGCTCTTAAAGAGTTGGCAAAATGA
- a CDS encoding general stress protein, whose amino-acid sequence MNDQKHQKRAVGTFATSQDAEAALIELRDAGFNMDRISAIAQNPDKKEKLADVEVKATSQRVKGSAETGAFMGATTGGILGLIGSLGILAIPGVGVATEVAVLLGNALLGSGIGAAGGSLVGALIGWGIPEEQAVYYDQLLSQGIYLVLVEGTEAEINGAEAILLNRQISNWYIYNAPRNSGVLGV is encoded by the coding sequence ATGAACGACCAAAAACATCAAAAACGTGCTGTAGGGACATTTGCTACCAGCCAAGATGCCGAAGCAGCCTTAATAGAGCTTAGAGATGCAGGTTTTAATATGGATCGAATATCGGCGATCGCTCAAAACCCAGATAAAAAGGAAAAATTAGCCGATGTGGAAGTCAAAGCAACATCCCAAAGAGTCAAGGGAAGTGCGGAAACAGGAGCTTTTATGGGAGCGACAACAGGGGGGATATTAGGCTTAATTGGGAGCTTAGGTATTTTAGCGATACCTGGCGTAGGAGTGGCTACAGAGGTTGCCGTATTGTTGGGTAATGCTCTTTTGGGCAGCGGTATTGGTGCAGCAGGAGGAAGTTTAGTTGGTGCGCTAATTGGCTGGGGAATTCCTGAAGAGCAAGCAGTTTACTACGATCAGCTTTTATCCCAGGGAATTTATCTGGTTTTAGTAGAAGGTACGGAAGCAGAAATAAACGGTGCAGAAGCTATTTTGCTTAATCGTCAAATCAGCAACTGGTATATTTATAATGCTCCTCGCAACAGTGGCGTATTAGGAGTTTGA
- a CDS encoding DedA family protein, with the protein MLEFIVNSINSLGYVGIAFLMALENIIPPIPSELIMPLAGFAVTQGKLNLISVIIAGTIGSVAGAIPWYFLGKYWGLKRTKAIADKYGKWLSVSGADVEQAKNWFDRRGYIATAIGRLIPGIRTYISIPAGISKMSLLPFLAYSTAGSVVWVSLLTYAGYILGENYELVGTYLKPISILVAIAVISLVIYWVIKRKKHHI; encoded by the coding sequence ATGCTTGAATTTATTGTTAATAGTATAAATTCTCTTGGTTACGTAGGAATTGCTTTCTTGATGGCGTTGGAAAACATAATACCGCCTATTCCTTCAGAACTAATTATGCCTTTAGCTGGGTTTGCCGTAACTCAGGGCAAGCTAAACTTAATTAGCGTAATTATAGCAGGGACTATAGGTTCAGTAGCAGGAGCAATTCCCTGGTATTTTCTGGGAAAATATTGGGGCTTAAAACGCACCAAAGCGATCGCTGACAAATATGGCAAATGGTTGAGCGTTTCTGGCGCAGATGTAGAGCAGGCTAAAAACTGGTTTGATAGAAGAGGCTATATTGCAACAGCTATTGGTCGTCTTATACCAGGCATTAGAACTTATATATCTATTCCCGCAGGCATTAGCAAGATGTCTTTACTACCTTTTTTGGCTTATTCAACGGCAGGATCGGTTGTTTGGGTTAGCTTGTTGACTTATGCTGGCTATATTTTGGGGGAAAACTACGAATTGGTAGGAACTTATCTCAAGCCCATAAGCATTTTAGTTGCTATTGCTGTAATTTCTTTAGTGATCTACTGGGTTATAAAAAGAAAAAAACACCACATTTAA
- a CDS encoding pyroglutamyl-peptidase I family protein, whose product MSNKLLLTSFQTWLPHQISNSSDDLLETIQKRRFAEDSLFFLRKLPVDIELASGQVIEKIKAIKPTAIVCCGMAESREKLTVESNAVCRENCIFTMVDLNKMITCLADTEVSHNAGKFVCEGLYYAILKYTQANALNIPCIFIHVPVLNARNIDVVQEDLTAIINFLL is encoded by the coding sequence ATGTCTAATAAATTGCTTCTAACTTCTTTTCAAACTTGGCTACCTCACCAAATATCAAATTCTTCTGATGACTTACTAGAAACAATCCAAAAGCGGCGATTTGCTGAGGATTCTTTATTCTTTCTTAGAAAGCTACCTGTTGATATAGAATTAGCTTCTGGGCAAGTTATCGAAAAGATTAAAGCTATCAAGCCTACAGCCATTGTTTGCTGCGGAATGGCAGAATCAAGAGAAAAACTGACGGTAGAGTCTAATGCTGTTTGCAGAGAAAACTGTATTTTTACTATGGTCGATCTCAATAAAATGATTACTTGTTTGGCAGATACTGAGGTAAGTCATAATGCAGGCAAGTTTGTTTGCGAGGGCTTGTATTATGCAATTCTCAAATATACTCAAGCAAATGCTCTGAACATCCCCTGTATTTTTATTCATGTTCCTGTGCTTAACGCTAGAAACATAGATGTTGTTCAAGAAGACCTTACCGCCATTATTAATTTCTTGCTTTGA
- the psbM gene encoding photosystem II reaction center protein PsbM — MEVNDLGFVATILFVLVPTVFLLILFIQTEKDQREG, encoded by the coding sequence ATGGAAGTTAATGACCTGGGATTTGTAGCTACTATCCTATTTGTTTTGGTTCCTACTGTCTTCTTGCTTATTCTCTTTATTCAGACTGAAAAAGATCAAAGAGAAGGTTAA
- a CDS encoding 2Fe-2S iron-sulfur cluster-binding protein translates to MTTISFEKENTEVIAAMGSNLREKAIQNRVDIYTLGGKLRNCGGSGQCSTCVVEVAEGMENLSPKTDFEKRRLKKKPDNYRLACQTMVNGPVKIITKPKPSKKK, encoded by the coding sequence ATGACGACAATTTCCTTTGAAAAGGAAAATACGGAAGTGATCGCAGCAATGGGTTCTAATTTGCGCGAAAAAGCGATCCAAAATCGAGTTGATATTTATACCCTTGGAGGAAAACTAAGAAACTGCGGTGGTTCTGGTCAATGTTCCACCTGTGTTGTTGAAGTTGCCGAAGGAATGGAAAATTTATCTCCTAAAACGGATTTTGAAAAACGCAGACTAAAGAAAAAACCTGATAATTACCGATTAGCTTGCCAAACTATGGTTAATGGACCGGTGAAAATTATTACCAAACCAAAGCCTTCTAAGAAAAAATAA